In Pelosinus sp. UFO1, one genomic interval encodes:
- a CDS encoding type 1 glutamine amidotransferase family protein — MSKNTIFMYVLNTMADWEWGYITAELKTGRFFKKGIPAFTIKTVSLNKEPITTMGGLRIIPDLSIDEINNQDCALLLLPGGETWMDSQHALILKKAKDCLDSGIPVAAICGATMALASVGILDAYRHTSNDFAYLKKECPNYHGEENFQFQSAVTDGDLITASGIAPIELAYQVFKRLDVFSDETLDCWYQLHKVQDPQYFYKLMQSLG, encoded by the coding sequence ATGAGTAAAAATACTATATTTATGTATGTTCTCAATACAATGGCGGATTGGGAATGGGGCTATATAACCGCTGAATTGAAAACCGGACGTTTTTTTAAAAAAGGAATACCAGCATTTACGATTAAAACAGTTAGTTTAAATAAGGAGCCGATTACAACCATGGGTGGGCTGCGAATCATACCTGATTTGAGTATAGATGAAATTAATAATCAGGATTGTGCTCTTCTGCTATTGCCTGGCGGTGAAACGTGGATGGATTCACAGCATGCTTTGATATTGAAAAAGGCAAAAGATTGTTTAGATAGTGGTATTCCTGTTGCCGCCATTTGTGGTGCTACTATGGCACTTGCGTCAGTCGGAATTTTAGATGCATATCGGCACACTAGTAATGATTTTGCATATCTCAAGAAGGAATGCCCCAATTATCATGGGGAAGAAAACTTTCAATTTCAAAGTGCAGTTACCGATGGTGATCTCATTACTGCCAGTGGTATAGCACCGATAGAGCTAGCTTATCAAGTTTTTAAGCGACTTGATGTATTCTCAGATGAGACCTTAGATTGTTGGTATCAGCTTCATAAAGTACAAGATCCTCAGTACTTTTATAAACTAATGCAATCTCTTGGATAG
- a CDS encoding LysR substrate-binding domain-containing protein, which yields MGVTQKNRPFEFSVYRMLNQHTPPIRLQIRTQHTQEAFDSIERREMDVAFVVREIMSPSVTIKPFFSEKMVLLRLAVPGRQAGDTVEMGELAAEHEVFINWNREFQFRHDQWWDPLCPSRVHLDTAGLITTFLKDARQWTIVPASIGAHMMRIGDFVLQKLSAPVPPRICYKVTPNFSTRLYTIPFVFLIPICKIYLEYNDLTS from the coding sequence ATGGGAGTGACTCAAAAGAACCGTCCCTTTGAGTTTTCTGTATATAGAATGCTAAATCAGCATACCCCGCCGATCCGACTGCAAATTCGTACTCAACATACTCAGGAAGCATTTGATAGTATAGAAAGGCGCGAGATGGATGTGGCATTTGTGGTGCGAGAAATAATGTCGCCTAGTGTCACGATTAAACCGTTTTTTTCTGAAAAAATGGTGTTGTTGCGCCTGGCTGTGCCGGGGCGGCAAGCTGGAGATACTGTTGAAATGGGAGAATTGGCGGCAGAGCACGAAGTCTTCATAAATTGGAACAGAGAGTTTCAATTCAGACATGACCAGTGGTGGGATCCTCTTTGTCCTTCCCGTGTTCATCTGGACACGGCGGGACTCATCACTACTTTTTTGAAGGACGCAAGACAATGGACTATAGTTCCCGCCTCTATTGGCGCACATATGATGCGGATTGGCGATTTTGTTCTTCAGAAATTATCGGCACCGGTACCTCCAAGGATATGCTATAAGGTAACTCCAAATTTCTCAACCAGGCTTTACACGATACCCTTCGTATTCTTGATACCTATCTGCAAGATATATTTGGAATACAATGATCTGACCAGTTGA
- a CDS encoding CBO0543 family protein, whose product MGKEQLEELNRLNELQKELTTGWIKYWNQYSSYNDWHFWLLVILSVLPLVSLYFFIDRRRMFHLGFFGFSVHIWHSYVDVAAVQFGKWTYPYKLIPIFPISFAFDASFIPVTFMLVYQWTLNHKKNFYLYATIPAFFFGFIAKPLLVAINITKPGAGGGGLKAYFILFISHLAISYVSKWLTDFFRSLLVKENPPNMPSTSLNWFRVRKK is encoded by the coding sequence ATGGGAAAAGAACAACTAGAAGAACTAAACCGACTTAATGAACTACAAAAAGAATTAACAACTGGGTGGATAAAATATTGGAATCAATATTCATCATATAATGACTGGCATTTCTGGCTATTGGTTATATTGTCCGTGTTGCCATTAGTTTCATTGTATTTTTTTATCGATAGGAGAAGAATGTTTCATCTTGGTTTTTTTGGATTTAGCGTCCATATTTGGCATTCATATGTAGATGTTGCGGCAGTACAATTTGGAAAGTGGACTTATCCATACAAGTTAATCCCTATTTTTCCGATTAGTTTTGCATTTGACGCTTCTTTTATTCCGGTAACTTTCATGCTTGTTTACCAGTGGACATTAAACCATAAGAAAAATTTTTACTTGTATGCAACAATACCTGCCTTTTTCTTTGGCTTTATTGCAAAACCTCTTTTGGTTGCTATTAACATTACCAAGCCAGGAGCAGGTGGAGGAGGTTTGAAAGCCTATTTTATCTTATTTATTAGTCATTTAGCTATATCCTATGTATCAAAATGGCTAACAGATTTTTTCAGAAGCCTACTGGTAAAGGAAAATCCTCCAAATATGCCATCAACATCTTTGAACTGGTTTAGGGTTAGGAAGAAATAA
- a CDS encoding clostripain-related cysteine peptidase, producing MQGNVHKKWTILIYANGNNDLEPEMWQTFLEAQSIGSNDDINVVIQIGRAERSLVKIIRPFIPLPGTDENWVGVRRYFLTNGQSILLADLGNQNMADPLNLYDFIKWARQHYPAQKTMLALGGHGCQFAGSMTDYSQEVPYLMGLPEMSQAIHLACQEGGYFIDLLVMDTCYFNFIEAIYELGQYQSPSVRYALTYILSGPIYGLPYHQVIQRVQKHPEGDVKHLIIDLVNVLNLDLVAFEICHPKLEQIKKGFSKVAACYLEHRQVQKSPGDLLAVNPEDPWNHLSLAVAHLARSLIVHAKSSAQPAAFMNVANTTTNDRDCIDLYCKLGFARNNYWTYLLSNETLAPDQVFQNSLELKPLVLSPLAVGAYISVMNPLASVEEKTSIFQNLVNYKKWVWK from the coding sequence ATGCAAGGGAACGTACATAAAAAGTGGACGATTCTAATTTACGCCAATGGTAACAATGACCTGGAACCCGAAATGTGGCAAACCTTTTTAGAGGCCCAAAGTATCGGCTCCAATGATGATATCAATGTTGTGATTCAGATTGGAAGAGCAGAAAGAAGCCTTGTCAAAATCATAAGACCCTTTATTCCATTACCTGGCACTGATGAGAATTGGGTTGGTGTAAGACGTTACTTTTTAACGAATGGTCAATCGATATTACTCGCGGATTTGGGTAATCAAAATATGGCGGATCCCCTGAACCTCTATGATTTTATCAAATGGGCCAGGCAACATTACCCTGCCCAGAAAACCATGCTGGCACTTGGCGGGCATGGCTGTCAGTTTGCGGGCTCTATGACCGATTATAGCCAGGAGGTACCTTATCTGATGGGGCTGCCAGAAATGAGCCAGGCCATCCACCTGGCCTGCCAAGAAGGGGGCTACTTCATCGATTTACTAGTGATGGACACCTGTTATTTTAATTTCATAGAGGCCATTTATGAACTGGGCCAATATCAATCTCCATCCGTTCGTTACGCCTTGACCTACATTCTAAGCGGCCCCATTTACGGATTACCCTATCACCAGGTGATCCAAAGAGTACAAAAACACCCGGAAGGTGACGTAAAGCATCTGATTATTGACCTGGTCAACGTTCTGAACCTAGACCTGGTGGCTTTTGAAATTTGCCACCCAAAATTGGAGCAGATCAAAAAAGGATTTAGCAAGGTGGCTGCTTGTTATTTAGAGCATAGGCAGGTTCAGAAAAGCCCCGGTGACTTACTAGCCGTTAATCCAGAGGATCCCTGGAATCATCTTTCGTTGGCTGTAGCTCACCTAGCCCGTTCCCTTATCGTTCACGCAAAATCCTCCGCTCAACCCGCTGCATTTATGAATGTAGCCAATACAACAACCAATGATCGCGACTGTATTGATTTGTACTGTAAATTGGGGTTTGCCCGAAATAATTACTGGACGTATCTGTTAAGTAATGAAACCCTGGCTCCAGATCAAGTCTTCCAGAATTCCCTCGAATTAAAGCCATTGGTACTATCTCCCCTAGCTGTTGGTGCGTATATTTCAGTCATGAATCCATTGGCCAGTGTGGAAGAGAAAACATCCATCTTTCAAAACTTAGTGAATTATAAAAAGTGGGTTTGGAAATAG
- a CDS encoding Yip1 family protein, whose translation MFRPRLTIRELLERETDKSVWNLWVSFTILLAVVAPMIGYLQAAIWGEPNLKLKEWLFGTAALVIINLLMFYFGSYFFWKTSLWLGGQCEKSQMRIVFAWTTIIPCVFFGSIDAIFTLLLGKENMVVFLANNVGVIWGSVVTIAGIRETTNLSIWRAGVVWMSPYVIVIGGVLIIITTLGLLIWSLGKIL comes from the coding sequence TTGTTTCGTCCACGTCTAACGATACGTGAATTATTAGAGAGGGAAACAGATAAAAGTGTTTGGAATTTATGGGTATCTTTTACGATTCTGTTAGCTGTCGTAGCTCCGATGATCGGGTACTTACAAGCTGCCATATGGGGAGAACCGAATCTCAAACTTAAGGAATGGTTGTTCGGAACAGCAGCTCTCGTCATTATTAATTTATTAATGTTTTATTTTGGGAGTTATTTCTTCTGGAAGACTAGCTTGTGGCTCGGAGGGCAATGTGAAAAATCCCAAATGAGAATTGTTTTTGCATGGACTACTATTATTCCCTGTGTTTTTTTTGGCTCAATAGATGCAATCTTTACACTACTATTAGGAAAGGAAAATATGGTAGTATTTCTTGCGAATAACGTAGGGGTTATATGGGGGTCAGTAGTTACAATAGCCGGTATTAGAGAAACAACTAATCTTTCCATCTGGAGGGCTGGGGTCGTATGGATGTCCCCTTATGTAATAGTAATTGGTGGAGTACTTATCATCATCACTACCCTTGGATTACTTATTTGGTCTTTAGGGAAGATTTTATAG